One Deinococcus sp. LM3 DNA segment encodes these proteins:
- a CDS encoding DUF11 domain-containing protein: MPSESALTPSRRCAALLATLLTLLGQLAGAAGTPAGTVISNQASATAAGELYLSAPVETLVRARCALNVTPDGSAAAPAYRVGIAPGGESVLPYRLVNSGNVAARFVLSWQVAPGSAFMPGGARVVRDVNGNGLLDLGEPVVHDLNVPVDAAADLLLIVQAPAGAMGSAFMGLTAGCADGAASDTDNVAAVQVSGGAELQIEKQFTPAVLSPGESTLVTLRVRNLGSQPSGEAEVSDLLSIPELEGLTLVPGSAANPLGRLSVAAGADTGALSWRLPPLRPGQVTDLTFRMQAAADARPGERVNTAYLSQTPGVPPLKTEASVLIRPRLGVLIGPAGNAAAEPGGEDSADDRQTRTFGVQGQATCFTHAVRNTGNVADRFTLGGQFTLGSGLIVWRDAQGAALPQPLPLAAGEEQSVQACLTVTAREGVSARVRLSASSELGATPNHTENLLTLVDPRTPELLKTVTPAGTVPVGELLTYTLSAVNPYESGLTNVVLRDTLPAGLTFVSASDGGTFDTFTRTVTWRLPALTPGGRLSVTVQARVNADVPDDTRLENTFSLGSDELPSPVASAPAPSNVYSSALLLSKAATPQAVVVGDRVTFTVTLRNASRVAALQGGTLLDTPPTGLTYLPGTATVDGQPGPDPQPQPGGALLWPVAAMPAGGTRTLTYAMRVTPHAAPTQVNVASARMQAPNGAVTRSSEARASVQVQPGVFAAQAELNGQVFVDRNRDGTFTPDLDTPVAGARVLLAGGRSALTDAAGRYHFAAVPRGQQALRLDPQSVRNAPLSVPQDGGLPGSRSVMVLNLTSVDFPLAPAGGDAHSVRSTTVTRGDVTLRKQLTWLGDDRYAAQLTLSAPRAVPGLEVADPLPAGAVLTSGQAGFAVDFAGGSMTISYTFTFSGTPEQAGTDPFLRWRLP; the protein is encoded by the coding sequence GTGCCCTCTGAATCTGCTCTTACCCCTTCCCGCCGCTGCGCGGCGCTGCTCGCGACGCTGCTGACCCTGCTGGGCCAGCTGGCGGGCGCGGCCGGAACTCCGGCCGGCACGGTCATCAGCAACCAGGCGAGCGCCACGGCGGCCGGTGAACTGTACCTGAGCGCCCCGGTCGAGACGCTGGTCCGGGCGCGCTGCGCGCTGAACGTCACGCCGGACGGCAGCGCCGCCGCGCCCGCCTACCGGGTCGGGATCGCGCCGGGCGGCGAGAGCGTCCTGCCGTACCGGCTGGTGAACAGCGGCAACGTGGCGGCCCGTTTCGTGTTGTCGTGGCAGGTCGCGCCGGGCAGCGCCTTCATGCCGGGCGGCGCGCGGGTCGTGCGGGACGTGAACGGCAACGGCCTGCTGGACCTGGGCGAACCGGTCGTGCATGACCTGAACGTGCCGGTGGACGCCGCCGCGGACCTGCTGCTGATCGTGCAGGCACCGGCCGGGGCAATGGGATCGGCCTTCATGGGCCTCACGGCGGGCTGCGCGGACGGCGCGGCGAGCGACACGGACAACGTGGCGGCCGTGCAGGTCAGCGGCGGAGCGGAACTGCAGATCGAGAAGCAGTTCACGCCGGCCGTGCTGAGCCCCGGTGAGAGCACGCTAGTGACGCTGCGCGTGCGGAACCTTGGATCACAGCCGAGCGGCGAGGCCGAGGTCAGCGACCTGCTCAGCATCCCGGAACTCGAGGGGCTGACGCTGGTGCCGGGCAGCGCCGCGAACCCGCTGGGCCGGCTGTCGGTCGCGGCCGGGGCGGACACCGGCGCCCTGTCGTGGCGGCTGCCGCCGCTGCGGCCCGGTCAGGTGACGGACCTGACGTTCCGCATGCAGGCCGCCGCCGACGCCCGGCCGGGTGAGCGCGTGAACACCGCGTACCTGAGTCAGACGCCGGGTGTTCCCCCGCTGAAGACCGAGGCGTCCGTGCTGATCCGCCCCCGCCTGGGCGTCCTGATCGGCCCGGCCGGGAACGCCGCCGCCGAACCGGGCGGCGAGGACAGCGCCGACGACCGGCAGACCCGGACCTTCGGCGTGCAGGGGCAGGCGACGTGCTTCACACACGCGGTCCGCAACACCGGGAACGTCGCCGACCGGTTCACGCTGGGCGGGCAGTTCACGCTGGGCAGCGGACTGATCGTGTGGCGGGACGCGCAGGGAGCGGCGCTGCCCCAGCCGCTGCCGCTGGCAGCCGGTGAGGAGCAGTCGGTGCAGGCCTGCCTGACCGTCACGGCCCGCGAGGGCGTCTCGGCGCGGGTGCGGCTGAGTGCCAGCAGCGAACTGGGCGCCACTCCGAACCACACCGAGAACCTGCTGACCCTGGTGGACCCGCGCACGCCGGAACTGCTCAAGACCGTGACACCCGCCGGGACGGTCCCGGTCGGCGAGCTGCTCACGTACACCCTGAGCGCCGTGAACCCCTACGAGTCGGGGCTCACGAACGTGGTGCTGCGCGACACGCTGCCGGCCGGCCTGACCTTCGTGAGCGCCTCGGACGGCGGGACCTTCGACACGTTCACGCGGACCGTCACGTGGCGCCTCCCGGCCCTGACGCCCGGCGGCCGCCTGAGCGTGACCGTGCAGGCGCGCGTGAACGCCGACGTGCCCGACGACACCCGCCTGGAGAACACCTTCTCGCTGGGATCGGACGAACTGCCCAGCCCGGTCGCCAGTGCGCCCGCACCGTCGAACGTGTACTCCAGCGCGCTGCTGCTGAGCAAGGCCGCGACCCCGCAGGCAGTGGTGGTCGGGGACCGCGTGACCTTCACCGTCACGCTGCGCAACGCCAGCCGCGTGGCGGCCCTGCAGGGCGGCACGCTGCTGGACACGCCCCCCACCGGCCTGACGTACCTGCCGGGCACCGCCACCGTGGACGGCCAGCCCGGCCCGGACCCGCAGCCGCAACCCGGCGGGGCGCTGCTGTGGCCCGTGGCGGCCATGCCGGCCGGCGGCACCCGCACCCTGACGTACGCCATGCGGGTCACGCCGCACGCCGCGCCGACCCAGGTGAACGTGGCCTCAGCGCGCATGCAGGCCCCGAACGGCGCGGTCACCCGCAGCAGCGAGGCGCGCGCCAGCGTGCAGGTGCAGCCCGGCGTGTTCGCCGCGCAGGCGGAACTGAACGGTCAGGTGTTCGTGGACCGCAACCGCGACGGGACCTTCACGCCGGACCTCGACACGCCGGTCGCCGGGGCGCGCGTGCTGCTCGCCGGTGGGCGCAGCGCGCTGACCGACGCGGCCGGCCGGTACCACTTCGCGGCCGTCCCGCGCGGCCAGCAGGCGCTGCGGCTCGACCCGCAGAGCGTGCGGAACGCGCCGCTGAGCGTCCCGCAGGACGGCGGACTGCCCGGCAGCCGCTCGGTGATGGTCCTGAACCTGACGAGCGTGGATTTCCCGCTCGCGCCGGCCGGCGGGGACGCCCACTCGGTGCGCAGCACGACCGTCACGCGCGGCGACGTGACGCTGCGCAAGCAACTCACGTGGCTGGGTGACGACCGGTACGCCGCGCAGCTGACCCTCAGCGCGCCGCGCGCCGTGCCGGGCCTGGAGGTGGCCGACCCGCTCCCGGCCGGCGCGGTCCTGACGTCCGGGCAGGCCGGTTTCGCCGTAGACTTCGCAGGCGGCTCCATGACGATCTCCTACACCTTCACCTTCAGCGGTACGCCCGAACAGGCCGGCACCGATCCGTTCCTGCGCTGGAGGCTCCCGTGA